The following nucleotide sequence is from Paracrocinitomix mangrovi.
AGCAGCTTTAGTCCCTTCATCATAACGGCTGTATCAAAGTTTCGAACACTCAATAAATCTTCAATAGAGATGGCCAAATTCATTTCATGATTACCTTGATTTTCATGAAATTGATAAATGGCTTTCAAAATATTTTCATGAAGTATTTTTCTATTGTTTTTAATTGTCCTTTTGTATTTACTTATCAATCCTTTACCGGGGGCAATTACAATAGAAACGAATACGAAGAATGCCAAAAACACCACTACCCAAGGTCCGGTTGGCATTCCTGAATTAGCATAGGAAACATAAGCTCCTCCTATTCCTGAAACCACAGAAATTATGGCAGCAAAAACCAGTATCTTTTTTAAGTAATGAGTCCACATACGTGCTGTGGCTGCAGGTGTAATGATTAATGCAGATATCAGAACAACGCCTAAAGCCTGGATTCCGGCAGCAATTGCCAAAACCGTTAATGAGGTCATGAAAAATGAAATCAACTTCTCAGGCAATCCTACAGATTGAGCAAATTCATGGTTAAATGACACCACAATAAACGCGCGGTAAAAAAGGATGATCATCAATAAAATGACAAGAAATATTACTCCTACCACCCAAATATCAGCTCTTGTGATTGCAGCTGCTTGCCCAAATAAAAAATGATCCAAACCTGCATGTTTTCCTGTTCCGGATTTTTGAATGTATGTAAGTAATACAATTCCTAAAGCAAAGAAGGTAGACAAAACGATACCAATTGCAGCATCTTGCTTCACCTTAGTTTTAGATACGATCAAGTCTACCGCAAAAGTGGATAACCATCCGGATACAAATGCTCCCGCCAATAAATAAGGCAAACTTTTTTCACCTGCTGCTAGAAAACCTAAACAAATTCCGGGCAATAGTGAATGTGCTATAGCATCACCTATCAGGGATCTTTTTCGCAAATAGGCAAAAGTACCAATCAAAGCTGTAGACGAATTAATGAAGAGCATTCCCAATAAAACGTAAACAACATTGGGATCTTTAAATGATATGAAATCTATAAACTCCTGCATATCTATAAGTCAACATCTTTTTCTCTGATTGGAAACTCAGTTTTCTTAATTATTTCTACCACTTTGGATAATAGGGTCAACTGACCACCATAGGCGTTTGAAAGGTTTTCTTTTGTCAATACTTCAGACAACTCTCCTTTGGCGATTAATCTGGTATTCAATAAAACCAAATAGTCAAAGTATTCAGATACAGTTTGTAGATCGTGATGAATTATCAGCACAGTCTTTCCTTCTTCTCGCATCTCCTGTAAAATGGCAAGAATTGAACTTTCAGTAGCCGCATCTACTCCAACAAATGGCTCATCCATTAAATAAAGTTCTGCTTTTTGAGCGAGTGCTCTGGCAATGAAAACTCTTTGTTGCTGCCCACCTGAAAGCTGTGAAATTTGTCTGTTTTTGAATTCAGTTAAGCCAACTTTCTCAATGGCATTATCCACAATTTCTTTATCCGCTTTATTGGCTCTTTTAAACAAGTTTGATTTTCTGTACCTACCCATCATCACCACATCATACACAGATGCCGGAAAATCCCAATCTACAGTTGTTCTTTGTGGAACATAGGCCACTCTTTCTCTCACTTCGTCCAAAGATTTATTAAATACTTTAACATAGCCTGAAGAAGGGTGCAGCAACCCCATAATTGCTTTGAGTAAAGTTGTTTTACCAGAACCATTTGGACCAATAACTCCAATTATTTTTCCACTTGGCAACTCAAAGTCGATATCCCATAAAACAGGACCGGCTCCGTAACTTACTGTTAGGTTGTGAACTTCTATAGAAATTGGTTCTTTCATTTTAATCCCTCCACTATTGTGATAGCATTTTCCTTAATCATTCCAATATAGGTTCCCCCTTTGGTTCCGGGTTCTCCCAAAGCATCTGAAAACAAAGGACCATCAATTGCTACATTGTATTTTTTGGCTTTACATCCATCTACTATTGATTGAGCTGTTTTATCTGATGTTGACGTTTCAATAAACACTGACTTTATTTTATTGTCAATAACATAATCAACCATATCAGAGATTTCTTTTAATCCTACTTCAGATAGCGTAGAAATTCCCTGAATCCCCTTAACGTGAACATCATATCTTCTACCGAAATAAGAAAAGGCATCATGGGAAGTCACTAAAATTCTGGTAGATTTTTCTACTCCCTCCAGTTCAGTTTTAATCCACTTATCTGCCTCCTCAACCTCATCAAAATAACGATCGTAATTATCTTTGTAATAATGATTATTAGCGGTATCAATCCTTCCTAATTCTTTAGTTATTTGCCACATTCCGGTCATCCACAATTTTGTATCAAACCAGATGTGCGGATCATAAGCATCATCTGAATCTGCAGACTTTATTAAATCTGCTTTATCAATACCATCTGAAACAAAAAGCACTGGTTTTTCTCTACCATATTTTTCAAGCGTTTCAGCCATTTTTCCTTCTAAATGCAATCCATTTGCAACGATCACATCAGCCTGATCCAATAGCTCAACATCCCCTGGAGTTACTTTATAAACATGAGGATCTGTTCCAGGTCCCATAATAGAACTTACTTCTGCACTATCACCTACAATATTGCTAAGACAATCTTCAATAATTCCAGTTGTTGCAACAATGTGAAGCGGTTCTTCAGGATTTTGCTCCTTGTCATCATCTAACCTACATGAAAACAACACTAAACCAACAATAAATATGTACCAATTTTTATTCATTTTAATCAAAGTTTTGATTTGAATTTTACACCTAAATTTTCTGTTACTTTTTTGGAAAGACTGATTTTCTCTCCTTTGTTTATTTGCAC
It contains:
- a CDS encoding metal ABC transporter solute-binding protein, Zn/Mn family → MNKNWYIFIVGLVLFSCRLDDDKEQNPEEPLHIVATTGIIEDCLSNIVGDSAEVSSIMGPGTDPHVYKVTPGDVELLDQADVIVANGLHLEGKMAETLEKYGREKPVLFVSDGIDKADLIKSADSDDAYDPHIWFDTKLWMTGMWQITKELGRIDTANNHYYKDNYDRYFDEVEEADKWIKTELEGVEKSTRILVTSHDAFSYFGRRYDVHVKGIQGISTLSEVGLKEISDMVDYVIDNKIKSVFIETSTSDKTAQSIVDGCKAKKYNVAIDGPLFSDALGEPGTKGGTYIGMIKENAITIVEGLK
- a CDS encoding metal ABC transporter ATP-binding protein translates to MKEPISIEVHNLTVSYGAGPVLWDIDFELPSGKIIGVIGPNGSGKTTLLKAIMGLLHPSSGYVKVFNKSLDEVRERVAYVPQRTTVDWDFPASVYDVVMMGRYRKSNLFKRANKADKEIVDNAIEKVGLTEFKNRQISQLSGGQQQRVFIARALAQKAELYLMDEPFVGVDAATESSILAILQEMREEGKTVLIIHHDLQTVSEYFDYLVLLNTRLIAKGELSEVLTKENLSNAYGGQLTLLSKVVEIIKKTEFPIREKDVDL
- a CDS encoding metal ABC transporter permease; this translates as MQEFIDFISFKDPNVVYVLLGMLFINSSTALIGTFAYLRKRSLIGDAIAHSLLPGICLGFLAAGEKSLPYLLAGAFVSGWLSTFAVDLIVSKTKVKQDAAIGIVLSTFFALGIVLLTYIQKSGTGKHAGLDHFLFGQAAAITRADIWVVGVIFLVILLMIILFYRAFIVVSFNHEFAQSVGLPEKLISFFMTSLTVLAIAAGIQALGVVLISALIITPAATARMWTHYLKKILVFAAIISVVSGIGGAYVSYANSGMPTGPWVVVFLAFFVFVSIVIAPGKGLISKYKRTIKNNRKILHENILKAIYQFHENQGNHEMNLAISIEDLLSVRNFDTAVMMKGLKLLIKEGFIKKVDNKYQLTEGGIFESQRVVKLHRLWEQYLLKRTQIDTDHVHSGAEAIEHIITPEIEKELERELGIDGIPKEDY